CTAGGGTATTACCATTATACGACGCCCGCGAAGACCGACATTCTAAGCGGGGTTGGGGGAGTTTGGCAATCTGGGTGTTTCGTAGGTGGGCGCGATTCTTCCCATCACTCATCCAAAAGTCGGGCGTGGCCCCGCACCACACGGCTGCCACCGATCAACTTATGCAGCATCAATGCGCCTGCGGCTCCGCAGGAGATACCTACCAGCCACCAGATGGCGGGCAGCTCGAAGATCGATGCGTCTTCCATGCCGTCCGGAATGCTGATGCTGCTCACGACCACCGCTGTGTTGTAGACCATGTGCAACAGAATGCCCGGGAGGATCGAGCGGGTCCGTTCGTACATCTTTCCCAGAATTAGCCCAAGCACGAGGGCGGCCACGAACTGATAGACGTTCAGGTGCGCCAGCCCGAAGACAGCCGCGGAGTGCGCGATAGCCGTGCCCGGCGGGTATTGCTTCAGGAATCCGCGCAGGATGATGCCCCGGAACAACATCTCCTCGACCACCGGCGCGATGATGCAAACCAGAACGATCGCCCCAAGTCCGGCCTGCCGGTACGCCTCGGCCGCATTGCGCAGTGCGTCCCCCGTCGGGAATATCTGCACGACACCCGCTTCGATGACATTGATGAACAGCAGCAATCCGGGCACGAGCAGCACAACGGGAACGGTAAAGAGACCCAACGTCGCCGGCATTGACAGACGGCCTTCGTGAAACAACTCCCGGTATGTGCGCTGGCTCTTGTGCAGCACGATCGCGAAGACGAGGCCATAGGCTAGTACCCGTCCGATGCTGTATGCCGCCATCGGACGAATGCCGACGACATAACTCAACTGCACAACGATTGAATTCGTGATGAGTTCGAGAAAGAACAGCGCAATCAATACAAAAAACGCGTCCAGCAAACTCGGGAAGCAATATTCCCTGGGCTTGGCTTTCATGACTTGTGCTCTTCTGATCAGTTGTTATTGTTGGTGAACCGCCGGACGTCAATGCGTTCCCGGCGGCAAAGCGCGTTTCTATACCTGAAGCCGGCATGTCGATCGCCGCGTCTGAGATAGACGTCGAAGAACCCCCGCTCTCGAACGTCCTACGGCAAATGGATGGCACCTCCCCGGTTGTACCGGACGATTGTCATGATTTGAAAGAGTTCGAATTATCGCAGGATGAGAGGAATCCCGAAAGATCGATGATTGCGATCCTCCAAATCATTCCCTTTCCTCATGTGCAGTTGCGATCAGTATTTTTGCGTACTGATCGCACGTAGCATTGCGGATTCACCGATGTTTTTTATCGGATATATCTAACCCGTAATTCAAAAGGAGATGGTTAGTTAAACGAAATAGATAAAGGGAGACGTAGATGAAAGGCATATCTCTGCACGCGCGTTGGGTAGCCGCAACCGGATTGGCGACACTGTCCTTCGGAGCGATGTCGGCGGATTCGACAGGCTCGCATAGCCCGTATTGCGAAACCGTCGCGCAATGCGTGAATCCGATGGCCACCGACGGCATGGTCACATCGTCGCACTATCTGGCGACGCAGGCCGGATTGAAAGTGCTTCAGCAAGGCGGGAATGCCGTCGATGCGGCGATTGCCGTCGCGTCCACCATCGCCGTCGTCTACCCCCAGATGAACACCATCGGCGGTGACAACTTCTGGCTCATTTACAACGCCAGAACCCACGAGCTTCGTGCACTGAACGCCAGCGGCCGAGCCGGCGAACGCGCCACCATTCAGTTCTACAGGGACAAGGGCCTGACCACGATCCCGCCACGCGGATATCTGTCGGTCAATACCGTGCCCGGCGTTGTCTCCGGATGGGACGAGGCATATCGATACGCCCACGCCAGCATGGGACGAAGCCTCCCGTGGCGCGACCTGCTGCGAGACGCCATCCATTACGCCAAAGACGGTTTCATCGTCACACCGTCGCTGGCAAAGTGGTCGGCTATCAACGTCGATACCACCGATAAAGTGTTTCGCAACCTTCAACAGTTCGATGGCTTCCGACACATCTTCCTGAAACCCGACGGCAGGCCCTACCAATCAGGAGAGCGCCTCAATCAGCCGGAGCTGGCGAACACGCTCACGCAGATTGCCGAGCAAGGTGCACAGGTGTTCTACAAGGGCGATGTCGCCGAGAAGATCGTCAAGGACCTGCAGGCCAATGGCGGATTGCTCACGCGCGAGGATTTCGCCCGTCATCGCGCCGATTGGGTGAAGCCGATCTCGGTGAAGTACCGTGGTTTCGACGCCTATAATTTTCCGCCGAATACACAAGGGTTTGCCTCACTGGAAATTCTGAACATCCTGAATCGATTCGATGTGAAGGCGTTGGGCGAAGGCTCGGCCGATTACTATCATCTCCTCGTGGAGGCGACCAAGCAGGCCTTCGCAGACCGCGACAAATATCTGGCCGATCCGGACTTCTTCGATATTCCGCTGGCCGACCTGCTGTCTGCCAAGCACGGTAAGGCGCAGGCCGCGCGTATCGACATGCGCCACGCCAACAATGAGTTCAAGCCGATGGACCCGAAGGGCGATACCGTCTGGTTCGGTGTCGTCGACGGGGACGGAAATGCCGTCTCGCTGATCCAGAGCATCTATTACGACTTCGGCTCCGGCATCGTGCCGAAGGGAACCGGCATTCTCCTGCAGAATCGCGGCTCGTTCTTCTCGCTCGACCCGAGCCACATCAATCACCTCGCCCCACAAAAGCGCACCTTCCATACGCTCAACCCCGCCATGCTGATGAAGGACGGCAAGCCGTATCTGGTCTACGGAACGATGGGAGGCGAGGGACAACCGCAGACACAGGCGGCCATTGTCACGCGCATCGTCGACTTCGGCCTCTCGCCGCAGGCCGCGATCAATGCACCGCGCTGGTTGTACGGCCGAACCTGGGGCGTGTCGTCGAACGATCTCAAGATCGAATCGCGTGTACCGGAGGCAGTCTCGGAGGCACTGAGGCAGCGAGGCCACCCCGTCAAGGTCGTTGAACCCTTCACCGATACGATGGGCCACGCGGGTGCAATCCTGATTGACCCGGCCTCGGGCATGCTGCAAGGTGCAGCCGATCCGCGCGGCGACGGATTGGCGGCAGGCTACTGAGCCCAACGCGCGTCGGACCTCGGTATGAAGAGGTCCGGCGCGCGACGCCGATGCTCGAATCATAGGGCGGAAGTGCTTACGATACCGGCAGCCGTCCAATCTGCGTGTTCTGCATGTTCTGTGTTAGGCGAACGGCCATCACTCAAATGAATGATGTGTGCACGCGCATGTGCATTTTAGAATCGCCGTACATAAAAACTCGACACGGGAGGGCACGTATGCGGAACGGTCGCGGGCAACCACTTCGACTTGTGAAGACAGCATGCGTTGCGCTCATATTGGCCGGTTGCGGTCTACCGGGTCCGACTCATAAGGGCGGCGCCCTCGTCGCCTTGGACGGGCGTCCGGATTGCGGCGTGTATGGCGTCTGGGAACGCTACACATGGTCGGGGGAGTGCCAGGGCGGTTTGACCAGCGGTCAAGGCACCTTGCTCGGCTACGGTGGTTCCACATTAATGCTGCGCTACGACGGGGAGATGAAGGCTGGTCTTCGCGATGGCGTGGGCGAAATGTGGATGAACGCCGAGAAGTTCAACGGCGGCCCGACGACGCGATCGGGACGCTTTTCACGCGGCAATCTGATGAGTGGCGCCGAAACGAATAACTACAGCGTTCGCAGCTATGCGGACGGCAAAAACGCCAGCACGGTCTACACCGCTAGCGAAAACGAATCCTCTTCCGGGGTGGGAGGTGCGCTGGCCGTTGTTGGCGCGGTGATGCAAGGTGCTGCTGCAGGGGGTGGCAAGAACGCCGCACAGCTCGCGGCGCTGGGAGGGGCCATGCAGGGTAATACTCAGGCGACAGGCGCGCAAGTTGGCTCGAACAGTGCGATGAGCTCGAACAATGATCTGAATCCTACCGTGCCTACCGTGCCTGCCGTGAATCAGTGCGTACGTACGTCGCGCACGAAATACTCGGTCAATTTCACCAATACGTGCGACTTCCCGATAGCGATCCGTTACTGCTTCACCAGTCTTTCCGGCGCGAGTCAGTTGGACGCCAGCAGCGGGACACTCAAGGACGCGCTCTGTGGTGCGAAGACCGCTTATCCAAGCGCGACGCCGTCGATCTCGCCCGGTGGCAGCGACGCACAGGCGGCGCCGAATAACGCATTGCCGATCCACTTTATCGCTTGTCCATCGAGCGATATCCGGGCGCAAAACAACATTGCGTGGGACGGCAATTCGCTTCGCGGCACCTGCGGCGGCATCATCGGTAAGAACAGTGTGCCGAATGGTTCGAGCAGGAAGGCGGGGGCCGTACGCTAGCGATAGTGCGAGGCGTGTACGCCGGACAAACCCACGACTACGGGCTTTGCCAAGAACCCATTTATCTGCCAGGCATGAAAGTGGCGGACGGCAATTTAGCCGCGATTGTCGATCCAGTCGCGTGCCCAAGTCGATGCATGCCCCAACGCTTGCATTTCGTCTTCGAAATATTCGAGCGCATGGAACGCGTAAGAGGCGGACTCGGTGTTAGCGGCATCGCTACGCACAAGCAGCAGATTGGCGGCAAACCAGCCGTCGGGCAATCGATATGCCGAAGGGGAGACGGAGTACCCGTTGTACTGATGATGATAGTTATTATTTTTCATGGATGAAGCGCGAGCAATGCGCTAGCGAAAGGCGAGCGAAGCACGTATGGCATACGCCATACAGGCGACCGAACACGGATATGGGGGCGGGAGTGAGCTTGTCGAGAGGGCAAACGGAGCGCACGAAAGGGGTGCGGTCAGATCGGGAGCGTTAAGCGCCGAGAGAGGATGCCAGACAAGTCAAGGGCCGGCGAACCGGCCCTTGAACTGCGTTACTGCGGGGTAATGTTTGCTGCCTGCATACCCTTCGGGCCACGCTTCGTTTCGTACGTCACCTTCTGGTTTTCAGCGAGCGTCTTGAAACCATCGCCTCGAACTTCGGAGAAGTGAGCGAACAGGTCGTCGCCGCCAGCGTCAGGCGTGATGAAGCCGAAGCCCTTGCTATCGTTGAACCACTTAACGGTACCGGTATCCATAATAATTCCTTGAAAATAAATCGATAGCCCCGTTGCGGAGCGAGGAAAGCTTCAAGGAGGAGGAGAGGACAGCGAATACTGCGCAGAACGCGCAGAAAAGTGATGATCAGCAATCAAGCTTCTTGAATATTTCTGAATGCACGGTACGGTTATATACCGAGGCTGTCAAGGTATTTATTGAAACGACGCCGCTGCCGAGGGAGAAAGCATTCAGCGCTCGCGTGATGATCGTCGCGTTGACACATCGATGCGCCGACGCGACGCGTGCTACATCCTTGATTCCCCATGCGCGCTCACCGCTCTCTGGGCGCTCGGAATTCATAGCGTCGGCATCATTGCGATGACAGGAGAAACGCGATGATCACCTCGGAAAATTCCTCCGCGAATTCCACATTCGACAGATGCACGGCGGGGAAGGCGTGCAGGCGCGCACCGGGAATGGTGTTCGCAATGACCTCGCCGAAAGTGGCGGCGGTCACCGTATCGTGTTCACCGACAATCACGAGCGTCGGTCGCGTGATCCGTGCGATGTCGTGTCGCAAGTCGGCGCGCTGGACAGCGGCCCACGACCCGGCGAGCCCGTGGCGATTCGTCGCGAGTAACGTCTCCCGAAATGGCACGATGAGCGGATCCTCGGCATCGAGCATGTGCGCCGGGAACCAGTTGCGCAGGAACGTCTGTGTGGTCTCACGCATGTCCCTCGCCTGAAGGACGGCGGCGATGGGGGCATCCCAGACGTCGGCTGGGCCGAGATAGGCGGCGGTGTTGCTCAGCATCAGTCGGTCAATGCGTGATGCCGCATGCACGCCGAGCCATTGTCCGACAATGCCGCCGAGCGAAAGCCCGAGAAAATGCGCCCGCGCGATACCCAGATGATCCAGCAACGCGACGACATCATCGCCCAGTTGTGCCAACGAGTAGGGCCCGGGCGGCACGCTCGATGCCCCGTGCCCGCGCGCGTCGTATCGCAGTACCCGGAAGTGTCGTGAGAACGCGGGGATCTGCGCATCCCACATATGCAGATCGGTGCCGATCGAATTCGAGAGCATCAGCACGGGCGCCTTCTCGGGACCGTCGATCCGATAGGCAATGCGGGCCCCGTCAGGGGTGTCGAAGAATGAAAGGTTGTCCATCGTCGCCTCGGGAAAGCCAGGAAAGGTGAGTTCTTGCCGTTCATTCTGGGTGAGGCGAGAAATGGTTTAAATTACAAAAATAGGACAATCTTTGTAAAAATAAATGACATGGCGGAATTCACCTTGCACGACCTGCAATGCTTCGATGCCGTGATCCGAGAGGGGAGTTTTCAAGCGGCGGCCGACGTGTTGCATCGCACGCATCCGGCTGTGTTTGCCGCCGTGGCGAGACTGGAGCGGCAGACCGGGCTCGCGTTGCTGGATCGCAGTGGCTATCGCGTGAGGTTGAGCGAGGCGGGGCAGGCGTTCTACCGGCGCGCGCAGCCGTTACTTCGCGAAGCGGCGGGCTTGCGACAGCACGCGGCACAGTGGGCAATGGGCGAAGAAAGCGAGTTGAACGTGGTGGTGGGCGACCTCTGTCCGCGGGGTTTGCTTCTGGGGTTGCTTGCGCGCTTCTTTGCGCAGTGCCCTCACACGCGTCTGCAATTGCATTTCGAGACCGTCGGTGGGCCAATGGAACGGCTGAAGGCAGGTGATGCCGATCTCATCTTGCACCGTGTGGACAAGCACGATGCCGACATTGCGTGGATCGATCTGTGCAAAGTGCGGCTTGTCCCAGTGGCGGCGCCGCAAATGCTCACCGCATCATTACCGCGTGTGGTGCGTCCGGCGGATATGCGCGGTTACACCCAGTGTGTGATGCGCGATTCGGCGCGGCAGCCAAGCGGCGAGAGCTTCTTCGTGATCGATGGAGCACATCAGTGCACGGTGGCCGATCAGGCGATGAAGAAAGATGTCATCTTGCACGGCCTCGGCTGGGGGCACTTGCCGATGCATCTGATCGAGGATGAATTACGCAGTGGGGCACTCAAATCCATCGCGGGCCGATATCTGCCGGTGCACACGGAGGATGTTGTGGCAGCGCGGCGCACCGATGGCCCTCACGGGCCGGTGGCGAACCGTCTGTGGGCATACCTCCGTCAGGAGGTGGAAGGGCTCGGTGAGGTCGTCTCGGAGACGGATTGATTCGTCTCCTACATGCGTGGCTGTGGTCAGTATTTTTGCGTATTTGATCTGACGGACCATTTCGTACCCCTGTTGTCTAGATTGACTTGGTACGAAATGTCTCGGACAGGACCGCTGTATTCAAAAGCACGGCAGCGAAGACGACACCAGTGCGCCTCAGTACAGTCCCGCCACGGTGTTCTTTTGCAAGTCGCGGTCGTAAGTTTCCGCGTCGAAATGGCCGCCACTCAATCGTCGGTGCATGGCGCCGGTACTTGGCAAGCACTCCCGCGCGATTTGTGTCGACTGGTCCCATAGCCGGGCGCGCACGATTGCCTTGGCGCAATGGAAATACACGCGATCGATCGACACGACGATGACCGTTCGCGGCAGCTTGCCGCTCACCTCGAAGCGCGACAGCAAATCGGATCTGTCGAGATGCGTGCGTGTCCGTTGACGCGCAACGTTTCGCCGATGCCCGGAATCAGGAAGAGAAGCGACACGCGCGGATCGGCAATGATGTTGCGAAGATTATCGATCCGGTTATTGCCCGGTCTGTCCGGAACTGCCAACGTTCGCTCGTCCAGAATCTGAACGAACCCGGCGGGGTCCCCCTTCGGCGAGCAATCGGTGCCTTCGTCGCCAACGGACGCGAGCACCACGAAGGGACACGCTTTCACAAAGGCCTGATAGTCCTCGTTGAGGTAAGTCAGTTCCTTCCAGACTGCGCGCTCACCCGGTTTGCCGTAAATCGCTTCGAGTTGCTCCACGCTGTTGACATCATGACTCATGTAACACCTCTCAAATTCGAGTGCCGCGCCACAACGCGCGCGTGTTCTATACCGGGTTTGGTACTACGGCGCGCGAGCGGCGCAATTCAACCACCTGCACTTCGCTAACCGCACGGGCGCGCAATTGCCCGCAGCCGCCGTCGACGTCTTGCCCGGCGCTGTTTCTCACTTTGGTCAGTACCCCGCGGCTATGCAGATAGCGGACGATCTCGCGGATGCGTTCACGATCGGGGCGCTGATAGTCGTCACCCTCAAGACTGTTGAAGGGGATGACGTTGAGCACCCCATATTTCCCTTTGAGCAAGCGCACGACGGCGTCGAGTTCATCGTCGCCGTCGTTGATGCCTCTGAGCAGGGTCCATTGGTATTGGATCGGATAGCCGGTGTCGCGGGCGTATTTCTCTCCGAGCTCGACCAGGGCGTCTGGCGCGATTTTCGGCGCGCGTGGCAGCAGATGTGTGCGCAGTTCGGCCTTGGTGGTATGCAGCGATAGCGCCAACGCGGGCTTGATGCGCTGCCGCGGCAGCGCGTCGAACACGCGCAGATCGCCCACGGTGGAGAACACGAGGTTCTTGTGGCCGATATTGCCTTCGGTCCCCAGCAGGTCGATGGCTTCGAGCACGTTTTCAAGGTTGTGCGCGGGTTCGCCCATCCCCATGAAGACGACTTTCTTCACGGTGCGCAGACGTCGCGCTAGCACCACCTGGGCAAGGATTTCCATGCTCGAGATCTGCCGGATCAGACCGCTCTTGCCGGTCATGCAAAAGCGGCAACCGACGGCGCAGCCGACCTGCGTGGAGACGCACAGTCCGTCACGCGGCAGCAGCACGCTTTCCACCATTTGCCCGTCGGCGAGTTCGACGAGCAGGCGCGATCCGTCATGGCCGGCATGCTCGGCGCGCACGCGAGCAAGCGCGTCCAGCTCAGCGGTGAGCTCGGGAAGGGCGTTACGCAGCGCCAGCGGGAGGAAGTGCTCAGAGCTTCGCCGCCGCGTGCCGGTGCCGAGCGCCTGAGCGTTCAGCCAGACGCGAACCAGCCGGCCACGATGGACGGATTGAGCACCAAGTGCGGCGAGCCGTTGATTGAAGTCGGAGAAGCGCATAAGGCACGGATTTTACGCCACCTGAGCCAAGGCCGGCCGAACGCTCGCGACGCCCGACTGGGTATCCGGGCGTCTGGCCGGGGGCGGGAGCCCCCGTTCTCACCACCGATACCGATACCCTACCTGTCCGTACACGTTCCTACGGTACTCGCCGCCCATGTTGCGGGCGTACTTCACACTCGCATACAGCGAAGACGCGCGGCCAAGCGTCGCCTCCAAACCTGCGCCCATCTCGTACCACGTCTTGGCAAGACTGCTGTCGAAGCTTGCGCCTGCCACGCTGGTCGCACCCGGCGACAGGAAGTCGTGCACCACGTCGAACGTCAGATAGGGAGACGCCGACCCAACGCCCGCAACGTTCCCCAGATCCGGGGCATTCACCTTGACGCCCAGACGGCCACGCAACGCATTCGTCGTGTTGCCCGACACCGTCGATACGCTATCGCTGAACCCGTTCAGATGCAGGTACTGATAAGCCAACTGCGCTTGCGGCTCGAGGGTGAAGCCCGAGCCGAGAATCGCGAATCGATGACCGATCTCACCGGACAGTGCTGCCCCGAAACCGTTCTGGGTGGCCCCCACGCCCTGCACGTCGCTGTACTTGTTGCGATAGTGCGAAATCTGCGTCGTCACATCGAGGTAAGCGCCCTGCGGCAAGATTCGCGTCCAGTAGGCACCCACCGACTGGGCCTGCATCGTGACCGAACCGGTGGCCGCCGAGAGCGTCGGGTCTAGCGTGCGTGCGCTGTCCGAGAACGAGGCAGATGCCGTCCCGAAGGTCGCTGTCACGCCCGCACGTGCATCTCCGCCCCAGCCCGACGCCTCGGTATTCAATCGCCACTCACGCCCGAACTGCGCCGCGAACATGCGCTCATCCGCATCGAAGCGCCCTGACATGTTGGCGTCCATCGACTTGCCGTACACGCGACCCCAGACGCCATTTGACGTGTCCTCACTGCGCGCACTGCCTGTGCGTTCCTGCAGGCGGCCCAGCATGGTGAATCCGAAATCGGTGTTCAACTGCGGCGTCATGGCGTAGCCAACCGCCGCTGCGCGGTAAGCGGTTTCGCCCGACGCGTAGGACGTCGACAAAAACCAGCTTGGGTCTCCGCCGGCCGGTCCTATCTTGCGAAGCAGATATTGATACGCGCCTGCCTGAATTGGCCCGTCAAGCTTGAATGCGCTGTCCGAGGCCGTTCCATTGACCTGCACGAGCTGGATACCGCTGCCCGAGGTTGGTGCGCCGCCGCCCGAGACCTTCAGCTTGAGCAGGGTGGTGCCGCTCGCGTTGCCGTTGATGACGAGCTTGTCCGATGCGGCCGTGCCGTCGGCGGCGATGGTGGTGCCCAACAGCGCTGTCCCGTTGTTGCCGACGTAATCGCCGGCAATCGTGAACGTCCCGAGATTGCCCGCGGTGGCGCCCGGCGACGCACTGCCGACGGCGATCATGCCGGCGTTCGTCACGCTACCCAACGTGCCACCGTAACCGGACAGCGTCGCGCCGGCAGCCACCGTCGTCATGCCGCTCCCCAACGTCGCGCTTCGATGCGCAGCATCGCCAACGATGACCGTGGCGCCACTGGCCACCGTCGTCGCGCCGGTATAGGTGCTGGATCCGTTGAGCGTGATCGTGCCGGCTCCCAGCGTCACTGCCGAGAAGTTCGACATCGCACCGTTGTAGCTGAACGCGTTGGCGCTGCCCGGTGTGATGGTCAGCGTGCTGGTGCCCGTGCCGCCGGACACATCGCCGTTCACCAAGGCCGCACCGCCAAGTATCTGGAGGCTGCTGTTGCCGCTGCCCAGGTCCACGGCTTTGCCGCTCTGGTCGGCGGTGATGGTGCCGTAGTTGATCACCGTCGCATCGTTGGCACCGGTATTGACGGCGGCCGCCGTCGCACCGCCGCCTTCCAGAACGCCGCCCGCCTGGTTGATGATCGTCACCGTCATGGCATTGCGAACGCCCGTCACGGCGATGGCCGAGTCGCTCTGACCGCGAATGAGACCGCTGTTGACGATGGTCGAGTTGACGTAGATGCCTTGCGGTGCGATGGGCAGTTTTGTGACCGGATCCTTGTCTACGCCGGCTAGCGTAATGCCGCGCCCCACGCCGCCGGGCGTATTTTCGCCGACGATGGTGCCGCTGTTGACAATAGTGCCACCGCCGACCGTCACACCCTCACT
This window of the Pandoraea fibrosis genome carries:
- a CDS encoding CPBP family intramembrane glutamic endopeptidase; translation: MKAKPREYCFPSLLDAFFVLIALFFLELITNSIVVQLSYVVGIRPMAAYSIGRVLAYGLVFAIVLHKSQRTYRELFHEGRLSMPATLGLFTVPVVLLVPGLLLFINVIEAGVVQIFPTGDALRNAAEAYRQAGLGAIVLVCIIAPVVEEMLFRGIILRGFLKQYPPGTAIAHSAAVFGLAHLNVYQFVAALVLGLILGKMYERTRSILPGILLHMVYNTAVVVSSISIPDGMEDASIFELPAIWWLVGISCGAAGALMLHKLIGGSRVVRGHARLLDE
- the ggt gene encoding gamma-glutamyltransferase; the encoded protein is MKGISLHARWVAATGLATLSFGAMSADSTGSHSPYCETVAQCVNPMATDGMVTSSHYLATQAGLKVLQQGGNAVDAAIAVASTIAVVYPQMNTIGGDNFWLIYNARTHELRALNASGRAGERATIQFYRDKGLTTIPPRGYLSVNTVPGVVSGWDEAYRYAHASMGRSLPWRDLLRDAIHYAKDGFIVTPSLAKWSAINVDTTDKVFRNLQQFDGFRHIFLKPDGRPYQSGERLNQPELANTLTQIAEQGAQVFYKGDVAEKIVKDLQANGGLLTREDFARHRADWVKPISVKYRGFDAYNFPPNTQGFASLEILNILNRFDVKALGEGSADYYHLLVEATKQAFADRDKYLADPDFFDIPLADLLSAKHGKAQAARIDMRHANNEFKPMDPKGDTVWFGVVDGDGNAVSLIQSIYYDFGSGIVPKGTGILLQNRGSFFSLDPSHINHLAPQKRTFHTLNPAMLMKDGKPYLVYGTMGGEGQPQTQAAIVTRIVDFGLSPQAAINAPRWLYGRTWGVSSNDLKIESRVPEAVSEALRQRGHPVKVVEPFTDTMGHAGAILIDPASGMLQGAADPRGDGLAAGY
- a CDS encoding cold-shock protein, encoding MDTGTVKWFNDSKGFGFITPDAGGDDLFAHFSEVRGDGFKTLAENQKVTYETKRGPKGMQAANITPQ
- the pcaD gene encoding 3-oxoadipate enol-lactonase yields the protein MDNLSFFDTPDGARIAYRIDGPEKAPVLMLSNSIGTDLHMWDAQIPAFSRHFRVLRYDARGHGASSVPPGPYSLAQLGDDVVALLDHLGIARAHFLGLSLGGIVGQWLGVHAASRIDRLMLSNTAAYLGPADVWDAPIAAVLQARDMRETTQTFLRNWFPAHMLDAEDPLIVPFRETLLATNRHGLAGSWAAVQRADLRHDIARITRPTLVIVGEHDTVTAATFGEVIANTIPGARLHAFPAVHLSNVEFAEEFSEVIIAFLLSSQ
- a CDS encoding LysR family transcriptional regulator — encoded protein: MAEFTLHDLQCFDAVIREGSFQAAADVLHRTHPAVFAAVARLERQTGLALLDRSGYRVRLSEAGQAFYRRAQPLLREAAGLRQHAAQWAMGEESELNVVVGDLCPRGLLLGLLARFFAQCPHTRLQLHFETVGGPMERLKAGDADLILHRVDKHDADIAWIDLCKVRLVPVAAPQMLTASLPRVVRPADMRGYTQCVMRDSARQPSGESFFVIDGAHQCTVADQAMKKDVILHGLGWGHLPMHLIEDELRSGALKSIAGRYLPVHTEDVVAARRTDGPHGPVANRLWAYLRQEVEGLGEVVSETD
- a CDS encoding RNA methyltransferase codes for the protein MRFSDFNQRLAALGAQSVHRGRLVRVWLNAQALGTGTRRRSSEHFLPLALRNALPELTAELDALARVRAEHAGHDGSRLLVELADGQMVESVLLPRDGLCVSTQVGCAVGCRFCMTGKSGLIRQISSMEILAQVVLARRLRTVKKVVFMGMGEPAHNLENVLEAIDLLGTEGNIGHKNLVFSTVGDLRVFDALPRQRIKPALALSLHTTKAELRTHLLPRAPKIAPDALVELGEKYARDTGYPIQYQWTLLRGINDGDDELDAVVRLLKGKYGVLNVIPFNSLEGDDYQRPDRERIREIVRYLHSRGVLTKVRNSAGQDVDGGCGQLRARAVSEVQVVELRRSRAVVPNPV
- a CDS encoding autotransporter family protein, encoding MKPVAILAGVIALFVEPHAFAATFLITNGLTSTTPQTLSSGQTGTIDSGGVLSVSGSSVGITATGNATIVNNGAIHMTGTGRAIRDNTGGLTLTVTNGVGASITTFDADVIQMNKANSNIVFNNYGTLSSTNNSAGGSQAIDFNAITTGTNVLNNFAGGVIQANEADAVRPGVNGVVNNAGIIRSTNNPGSTSSSDGIDAQANSGITIVNAATGLIQGARHGITGGVDTTTDGTFKLSITNQAGGTIQGMNGSGVNIDGFNAKEVVTINNSGTIIGNGVTGDGDGVDVDGVVNITNSGTIRGASAANDVSEGVTVGGGTIVNSGTIVGENTPGGVGRGITLAGVDKDPVTKLPIAPQGIYVNSTIVNSGLIRGQSDSAIAVTGVRNAMTVTIINQAGGVLEGGGATAAAVNTGANDATVINYGTITADQSGKAVDLGSGNSSLQILGGAALVNGDVSGGTGTSTLTITPGSANAFSYNGAMSNFSAVTLGAGTITLNGSSTYTGATTVASGATVIVGDAAHRSATLGSGMTTVAAGATLSGYGGTLGSVTNAGMIAVGSASPGATAGNLGTFTIAGDYVGNNGTALLGTTIAADGTAASDKLVINGNASGTTLLKLKVSGGGAPTSGSGIQLVQVNGTASDSAFKLDGPIQAGAYQYLLRKIGPAGGDPSWFLSTSYASGETAYRAAAVGYAMTPQLNTDFGFTMLGRLQERTGSARSEDTSNGVWGRVYGKSMDANMSGRFDADERMFAAQFGREWRLNTEASGWGGDARAGVTATFGTASASFSDSARTLDPTLSAATGSVTMQAQSVGAYWTRILPQGAYLDVTTQISHYRNKYSDVQGVGATQNGFGAALSGEIGHRFAILGSGFTLEPQAQLAYQYLHLNGFSDSVSTVSGNTTNALRGRLGVKVNAPDLGNVAGVGSASPYLTFDVVHDFLSPGATSVAGASFDSSLAKTWYEMGAGLEATLGRASSLYASVKYARNMGGEYRRNVYGQVGYRYRW